A DNA window from Corynebacterium ciconiae DSM 44920 contains the following coding sequences:
- the rpsB gene encoding 30S ribosomal protein S2: MAVVTMRELLDAGVHFGHQTRRWNPKMRRFIFTERNGIYIIDLQQTLTYIDEAYEFVKETVAHGGSILFVGTKKQAQEAVQNEAERVGMPYVNHRWLGGMLTNFQTVSKRLHRMKELQAMDQAEDGYKGRGKREILMLTRERQKLERVLTGIADMKKIPSAMWVVDTNKEHIAVAEAKKLNIPVVAILDTNCDPDEVQFPVPGNDDAIRSINVLTKIVAEAVIAGKQAREERELAAAKEAAGDKDAAPKAEAGEEVAPKVEASEAAEAAADASAEEK; the protein is encoded by the coding sequence ATGGCAGTTGTAACCATGCGCGAGCTTCTCGATGCTGGTGTGCACTTTGGCCACCAGACTCGTCGTTGGAACCCGAAGATGCGTCGCTTCATCTTCACTGAGCGCAACGGCATCTACATCATCGATCTCCAGCAGACCCTGACCTACATTGACGAGGCTTACGAGTTCGTCAAGGAGACTGTGGCTCACGGCGGCAGCATTCTGTTCGTCGGTACCAAGAAGCAGGCTCAGGAAGCTGTGCAGAACGAGGCCGAGCGCGTCGGTATGCCCTACGTGAACCACCGCTGGTTGGGCGGTATGCTCACCAACTTCCAGACCGTGTCCAAGCGTCTGCACCGCATGAAGGAGCTGCAGGCCATGGACCAGGCTGAGGACGGCTACAAGGGCCGCGGCAAGCGCGAGATCCTGATGCTTACCCGTGAGCGTCAGAAGCTGGAGCGCGTGCTTACCGGTATCGCCGACATGAAGAAGATCCCTTCCGCCATGTGGGTTGTGGACACCAACAAGGAGCACATCGCCGTTGCTGAGGCGAAGAAGCTCAACATCCCGGTCGTGGCCATCCTAGACACCAACTGCGACCCCGATGAGGTCCAGTTCCCGGTTCCGGGCAACGATGACGCCATCCGCTCCATCAACGTTCTCACCAAGATCGTGGCTGAGGCCGTGATCGCCGGTAAGCAGGCACGCGAAGAGCGCGAGCTCGCCGCAGCCAAGGAGGCCGCTGGCGACAAGGACGCCGCCCCCAAGGCTGAGGCCGGCGAAGAGGTTGCTCCCAAGGTTGAGGCATCCGAGGCTGCTGAGGCAGCCGCCGATGCATCGGCTGAAGAGAAGTAA
- a CDS encoding M23 family metallopeptidase — protein sequence MRRILVVFFVVALQLLGSPLAVAYVDPATGRPHASQVIRAFDKPAQNWLPGHRGVDLAAEVGAPVLAAEDGVVAFAGTVARTPTVSIDHADGVRTTYQPVHYSVQRGDNVRAGDIIGRLAAPTTRYPGLQWGARRDGEYINPLSLLSRPTIRLKPLAG from the coding sequence ATGAGACGCATTCTGGTTGTATTCTTCGTGGTCGCACTTCAGCTCCTTGGCAGTCCGCTGGCAGTGGCCTATGTGGACCCCGCGACCGGCCGACCCCACGCTTCGCAGGTAATCCGCGCTTTTGATAAGCCTGCGCAGAACTGGCTTCCTGGCCATCGCGGGGTAGACCTGGCAGCCGAGGTGGGTGCACCGGTTCTGGCCGCAGAGGATGGCGTAGTGGCCTTCGCCGGGACGGTGGCTCGCACGCCGACTGTCTCCATCGATCACGCCGACGGGGTGCGCACTACCTACCAGCCGGTGCACTATTCGGTACAGCGCGGCGATAACGTCCGTGCCGGCGATATCATTGGCCGCCTCGCAGCCCCCACCACCCGATACCCAGGATTGCAGTGGGGTGCACGACGCGACGGGGAATACATCAACCCACTCAGCCTTCTTAGCCGCCCCACTATTCGACTCAAACCGCTCGCAGGATAA
- a CDS encoding tyrosine recombinase XerC, with protein sequence MTPAFSVALDDYCQHLDYVGARSAATIKGYRSDLSSYLCRLRTWSDFTLSTMRMWLAEALDRGLSRASMARRTAAVRSFSTWAYKTGYIPADVGHKLHTPKPGRHLPTVASASEAEGLLGALPADTPVNLRDKAMLELLYASGMRVAELCGLEMADLDLGAGTATVTGKGNKQRVVPFGAPARRALSEWLEQGRPELALPQERALFVGVRGKRIDQRQVRRVVETLSLEAGLAPLSPHEIRHSTATHMLDGGADLREVQELLGHSSLQTTQIYTHVSTARLHEAFRQAHPRAE encoded by the coding sequence ATGACACCAGCATTTTCTGTCGCTCTTGATGATTACTGCCAACACCTCGACTATGTCGGTGCTCGCTCCGCAGCCACCATTAAAGGCTACCGCTCAGATCTCAGTAGCTATTTGTGCCGTTTGCGTACTTGGTCGGATTTCACGCTCAGCACTATGCGCATGTGGCTAGCAGAAGCCCTCGATCGGGGACTGTCTCGAGCGAGCATGGCGCGGCGCACCGCCGCTGTGCGCTCCTTTTCCACCTGGGCATACAAAACGGGCTATATCCCAGCCGACGTCGGACACAAACTGCACACTCCCAAGCCCGGCAGGCATCTACCCACTGTGGCCAGTGCCTCCGAGGCAGAAGGTCTGCTTGGCGCGCTGCCCGCCGATACCCCAGTGAACCTGCGCGATAAGGCGATGCTGGAGTTGCTCTACGCCTCGGGGATGCGCGTTGCCGAGCTATGTGGCCTCGAGATGGCAGATCTCGACCTAGGGGCGGGAACGGCAACCGTTACGGGTAAGGGCAATAAGCAGCGGGTGGTGCCATTTGGCGCCCCAGCCCGCAGGGCTCTCTCCGAGTGGCTCGAGCAGGGTCGCCCCGAGCTTGCGCTGCCGCAGGAAAGGGCGCTGTTTGTGGGAGTGCGCGGCAAGCGCATTGATCAGCGCCAGGTGCGGCGCGTGGTGGAAACACTCTCGCTCGAGGCGGGACTTGCCCCGCTGAGCCCTCATGAGATTAGGCACAGCACAGCCACGCACATGCTGGATGGGGGAGCGGACTTGAGGGAAGTGCAGGAGCTGCTCGGGCATTCCTCGCTCCAGACCACGCAGATCTACACCCACGTCTCCACGGCGCGGTTACATGAGGCGTTTCGGCAAGCCCACCCGCGAGCGGAGTGA